Part of the Vigna unguiculata cultivar IT97K-499-35 chromosome 3, ASM411807v1, whole genome shotgun sequence genome, AAAGCCCAACccagaagaaaaagaagaaaaggtttTATAACATACAAATAAACTTAGGGCAGAAGGAAGAGAGAGCATCCCCGTCGGAGAGTGTGAAGAATGGAGAGCATTCTGGCCAAGTATCGAGAAGAGGCAAGCAGAATTTATTGGGAAACTGTCCTACCGAGAATCACTCACACTCAAACTCCAACAACAAACCCATTGGTAGAAAggttccaaaatatgcaaataaCAACAGTGTTACCTGAAGAACCAGCAAGAAGAGTACCTCAATTCATAGGGGCAACTGGGATAAACGACTTCCAAGACGACCACTTCGCCACAAGGGCTGCAATGCGCTTCCATCAACTTGATCCCTCAGAAATATGCAGATTAGGAGAAACTCTCTTTCTGAACCTTGCTGCAGGTATTTCTAAATATGACATCGGTCTAATTTTTATGTTGGCCTTTCAGTTACAAGCACCTGGTACCGGACAAACACAAAGGTTGTTCCCGCCCATAGATGTCATCCCCAACCCTAATGACACCGAGTACCATTGACTAGACAAAACACCGATGATAAAACGTGCGGGACATGTAACTGCAATAATGGAGAGTGGTAGTGTGTATGAAAATGCCAGAGCCTATTCATACATGGCGTGCTCTCTTTTGAAGCTCTTCACTCGGTCTGTTCAGAATTATTCCAACTCCCTCAATCACACAAGGGCAAGTTATCGGAAGTTTTACGGCACTGACTTTCCTATTCATCAAATTGTAATCCCAGCCAAAGCAGCAGAGGCCATCCATTTTTAGTTTTCTACATCTGAATTCTTCAAGTTCACTCTATACAGATTTCTTTACAACGCTAACACAAGCGAAAGAGTAAGCCCAGTGCAGAGCTTTCTTTACGACAAACACTTGGCATACACTGGTATGCATTCTGTTCCTTTTGCGTTTACGATCTGTGAGACCTTCCGATGTACTCCTTTCCGATTACTCTCAACAGTGTATGCAACGAGATTTGAACAAGAGATAGAAGCTCTGCACTGCATCTTCGACATGGTAGACCGAGCAGATGATAAGTATAAGAGACAGATGTGGAAGTATGCACGAATCTTCGGCACTAGTTTTTTCTCTGCTTTGCAAACAAAAAAATGTCCCAAGTTTGCATTTATCTTAGCATCCATACTGAAGCGAGAAAATCCTGCAGCCAACTCCCATATCTTAGAGATTAAACAGTTTGAAGAAATCCCTGTTGAGGGTAGACAAAAAATAGAGGATGGGTGTAAGGTCCTGGTACAAGTTCTCAG contains:
- the LOC114178299 gene encoding uncharacterized protein LOC114178299, whose amino-acid sequence is MESGSVYENARAYSYMACSLLKLFTRSVQNYSNSLNHTRFSTSEFFKFTLYRFLYNANTSERVSPVQSFLYDKHLAYTGMHSVPFAFTICETFRCTPFRLLSTVYATRFEQEIEALHCIFDMVDRADDKYKRQMWKYARIFGTSFFSALQTKKCPKFAFILASILKRENPAANSHILEIKQFEEIPVEGRQKIEDGCKVLVQVLRKERPLLLSLNKFYVSVSISYSFRGDFIS